Proteins from a single region of Flaviflexus salsibiostraticola:
- the mvaD gene encoding diphosphomevalonate decarboxylase: MTTARAYPNIALVKYWGKADETLILPAAGSLSMTLDDYPTTTTVTLDDGEDEFRLNGEEQLGRSADRVTAFLELVRGHARVAGLDTAHYSARVVSVNEGPTAAGMASSASGFAALAVAASAAYGLDLDTKELSRLARRGSGSASRSLIDRFAVWHAGDDEDSFAEQIDAPDMAMISVPVSTGKKAVSSRNGMVATQETSPFYDAWVSSTEVTLREMIAACAAGDVTRIGELSENHAIRMHAVIAASQPSIRYLTPASIAVFDEIAALRAEGIEAYATADAGPNVFAITRPELAETVSARLAPLATGEAKILGPGPGARLIGDGE, from the coding sequence GTGACCACTGCTCGTGCCTACCCGAACATTGCCCTCGTCAAGTACTGGGGCAAGGCCGACGAGACCCTCATCCTGCCCGCTGCCGGGTCGCTGTCGATGACACTTGACGATTATCCGACGACGACGACGGTCACCCTCGACGACGGGGAGGACGAATTCCGGCTCAACGGCGAGGAGCAGCTCGGCCGGTCGGCCGACCGCGTGACCGCCTTCCTCGAGCTCGTCCGCGGCCACGCCCGCGTCGCGGGCCTCGACACGGCCCACTACTCGGCCCGCGTCGTCTCCGTCAATGAGGGCCCGACGGCGGCCGGCATGGCCTCCTCCGCCTCCGGCTTCGCCGCGCTCGCGGTCGCCGCCAGCGCCGCCTACGGGCTCGACCTCGACACGAAGGAGCTCAGCCGGCTCGCCCGTCGCGGATCGGGTTCCGCCAGCCGTTCCCTCATCGACCGCTTCGCCGTGTGGCACGCCGGGGACGATGAGGATTCCTTCGCCGAGCAGATCGATGCTCCGGACATGGCGATGATCTCCGTGCCGGTCTCGACCGGTAAGAAGGCCGTCTCCTCAAGGAACGGCATGGTCGCCACCCAGGAGACGTCCCCGTTCTATGACGCGTGGGTGTCCTCGACGGAGGTCACGCTGCGCGAGATGATCGCCGCCTGCGCGGCGGGCGACGTCACGAGGATCGGCGAGCTGTCTGAGAACCACGCGATTCGGATGCACGCGGTCATCGCCGCCTCCCAGCCCTCGATCCGCTACCTCACCCCCGCGTCAATCGCGGTCTTCGATGAGATCGCCGCCCTTCGGGCCGAGGGCATCGAAGCCTATGCGACGGCGGATGCGGGGCCGAACGTCTTCGCGATCACGCGCCCCGAGCTCGCAGAGACCGTCTCGGCCAGGCTCGCGCCGCTCGCGACCGGTGAGGCCAAGATCCTCGGGCCCGGCCCCGGTGCCCGCCTGATCGGGGACGGCGAGTGA
- a CDS encoding trimeric intracellular cation channel family protein, translating to MLLTVLFIIGITAEAMTGALAAGRQKMDMFGVTMVACVTALGGGSVRDMLLGHYPLVWVENPHYLVIVTVAAIITVLTSPLMKYFRVLFLVLDSVGLAVFTVFGIRIALEMGYGFVVALVAGLITGVMGGILRDLLCNRIPLVFHKELYASVVPLGVIVYLGFKELGISEDITVITTLLTVFFVRILAIYFKWSLPVFDYQENQPPRLERNKIWHFPRTSTRRSYGLSNPFAKRRRAKKAARGDAPAAESADSPLSAESPKD from the coding sequence ATGCTGCTCACTGTCCTCTTCATCATTGGAATCACCGCCGAGGCGATGACCGGCGCCCTCGCGGCGGGCCGACAGAAGATGGACATGTTCGGCGTCACGATGGTCGCCTGCGTGACGGCGCTCGGCGGCGGCTCGGTGCGCGACATGCTGCTCGGGCATTACCCCCTCGTGTGGGTCGAGAACCCGCACTATCTCGTCATCGTCACGGTCGCGGCGATCATCACCGTCCTCACCTCGCCCCTCATGAAGTACTTCCGAGTCCTCTTCCTCGTCCTCGACTCGGTGGGCCTGGCCGTCTTCACGGTGTTCGGCATCCGCATTGCGCTCGAGATGGGATACGGCTTCGTCGTCGCACTCGTCGCCGGCCTCATCACCGGCGTCATGGGCGGCATCCTCCGCGACCTCCTCTGCAACCGGATCCCGCTCGTCTTCCACAAGGAGCTGTACGCCTCCGTCGTCCCGCTCGGCGTCATCGTCTACCTCGGCTTCAAGGAACTCGGCATCTCCGAGGACATCACCGTCATCACGACCCTTCTCACCGTCTTCTTCGTCCGCATCCTCGCCATCTACTTCAAGTGGAGCCTGCCCGTCTTCGACTACCAGGAGAACCAGCCGCCGCGCCTCGAGCGGAACAAGATCTGGCACTTCCCGAGGACGTCGACACGTCGCAGCTACGGCCTGTCCAACCCGTTCGCGAAGCGCCGCAGGGCCAAGAAGGCCGCGCGCGGCGACGCTCCTGCCGCGGAATCGGCCGACAGCCCGCTCTCGGCGGAGTCGCCGAAGGACTGA
- the mvk gene encoding mevalonate kinase, with product MHLPDSNDVNVEIAPAAESALGGEPSLRHLLRSPAHGGLGSAHGKAILMGEHSVVYGAPAIALPLVDLQTTASVREADHGSISSDLYTGPLEGAPARLQPVITALRATVDRVGLSFDSFEIVISSTIPLERGLGSSAAVAAAMVRAVSNAAGVALSPEETFELVQVAEHVAHGTSSGLDAHAVRSLSPLRFQAGIPTPVRVGAPMAFVIADSGTSGSTSAAVGGVRMLRKTRPALVEGIIESLAGLAESAIAALGAGDANALGATMLSGHEHLARLGVSAPALDALVAAAADGGAYGAKLTGSGLGGCVLALVDPDQADAVSDAMMAAGAAQTLRTTLPGGQKETA from the coding sequence ATGCACCTACCTGATTCGAACGACGTCAACGTCGAGATCGCGCCGGCGGCAGAATCTGCCCTCGGCGGCGAGCCGTCCCTTCGCCACCTTCTCCGTTCGCCCGCGCATGGCGGGCTCGGCAGCGCCCACGGCAAGGCCATCCTCATGGGCGAGCATTCGGTCGTCTACGGGGCCCCCGCCATCGCCCTCCCGCTCGTCGACCTCCAGACGACGGCGAGCGTCCGCGAGGCGGACCACGGGTCGATCAGCTCCGATCTCTACACGGGCCCCCTCGAGGGCGCGCCCGCGAGACTCCAGCCCGTCATCACCGCCCTCCGCGCCACGGTCGACCGCGTCGGCCTCAGCTTCGACAGCTTCGAGATCGTCATCTCCTCGACCATCCCGCTCGAGCGCGGGCTCGGCTCCTCCGCTGCCGTGGCCGCCGCCATGGTGCGGGCCGTGAGCAATGCCGCCGGTGTAGCACTTTCCCCCGAGGAGACCTTCGAGCTCGTCCAGGTTGCCGAGCATGTCGCCCACGGCACGTCCTCGGGCCTCGATGCTCATGCCGTCCGCTCGCTCTCGCCGCTCCGCTTCCAGGCGGGCATCCCCACCCCGGTGCGGGTGGGTGCACCCATGGCCTTCGTCATCGCCGACTCCGGCACCTCCGGCTCCACCTCGGCCGCCGTCGGCGGTGTGCGGATGCTCAGGAAGACCCGGCCCGCCCTCGTCGAGGGGATCATCGAGTCCCTCGCCGGCCTTGCCGAGTCCGCCATCGCCGCACTCGGTGCGGGAGATGCCAATGCACTCGGTGCAACCATGCTCTCCGGCCACGAGCACCTCGCCCGACTCGGCGTCTCCGCCCCCGCGCTCGATGCCCTCGTGGCCGCCGCCGCGGACGGCGGCGCCTACGGCGCGAAGCTGACCGGCTCGGGGCTGGGGGGATGCGTGCTCGCGCTCGTCGATCCGGATCAAGCCGATGCCGTCAGCGACGCGATGATGGCGGCCGGCGCCGCCCAGACACTGAGGACGACCCTTCCGGGCGGACAGAAGGAGACTGCGTGA
- a CDS encoding aldo/keto reductase: MIPFSPSPDRYNEIPFRPCGESGLQLPAIALGLWHNFGDDRPFQTQRDIVRRAFDLGVFHFDLANNYGPPAGSAEENFGRILQKDLLPFRHELILSTKAGWNMWEGPHGFGGSRKYLLTSLDESLKRLGTDHVDIFYHHRPDPDTPVEESMLALHHAVTSGRALYAGISSYSAEATKEAAAIMRDLGTPLVIHQPSYSMLNRWIEEGSPSLLEAAADEGMGVIGFSALAQGLLTEKYLDGVPEDSRLASGKVSRKFFTDEVLGHVRALTDIADGRGQTLAQMAIAWVLRDQGRASLTTALIGASSVGQLEDSVKAVENLDFTDEELAAIDEHAVESGINQWWGATASR; this comes from the coding sequence ATGATTCCGTTCTCACCGTCACCTGACCGCTACAACGAGATCCCGTTCCGGCCCTGCGGGGAATCGGGCCTGCAGCTGCCCGCCATCGCCCTCGGCCTCTGGCACAACTTCGGCGATGATCGCCCGTTCCAGACTCAGCGCGATATCGTCCGCCGCGCCTTCGATCTGGGCGTATTCCACTTCGATCTCGCCAACAACTACGGCCCGCCCGCGGGCAGTGCCGAGGAGAACTTCGGCCGGATCCTCCAGAAGGACCTCCTGCCGTTCCGGCACGAGCTCATCCTCTCGACGAAGGCCGGCTGGAACATGTGGGAGGGGCCGCACGGCTTCGGCGGCTCCCGCAAGTACCTCCTCACGTCCCTCGATGAGTCCCTCAAGCGGCTCGGCACCGACCACGTCGATATCTTCTACCACCACCGGCCCGACCCGGATACGCCGGTCGAGGAGTCGATGCTGGCGCTCCACCACGCCGTGACGTCTGGCAGGGCGCTCTACGCCGGCATCTCCTCCTACTCGGCCGAGGCGACGAAGGAGGCCGCCGCGATCATGCGCGATCTCGGCACCCCGCTCGTCATTCACCAGCCCTCCTATTCGATGCTCAACCGGTGGATCGAAGAGGGCAGTCCGTCCCTCCTCGAGGCGGCGGCGGATGAGGGGATGGGAGTCATCGGGTTCTCGGCGCTCGCCCAGGGCCTGCTCACCGAGAAATACCTCGATGGTGTCCCCGAGGATTCACGGCTCGCGTCCGGCAAGGTCAGCAGGAAGTTCTTCACCGACGAGGTCCTCGGCCATGTCCGCGCCCTCACCGACATCGCCGATGGTCGCGGGCAGACCCTGGCTCAGATGGCGATCGCCTGGGTCCTCCGGGACCAGGGGAGGGCGTCGCTGACGACCGCCCTCATCGGCGCCTCCTCGGTCGGCCAGCTCGAGGACTCCGTCAAGGCCGTTGAGAACCTCGACTTCACGGATGAGGAGCTCGCCGCCATTGACGAGCATGCCGTCGAGTCCGGCATCAACCAGTGGTGGGGCGCCACCGCGTCGCGTTAG
- a CDS encoding YeeE/YedE family protein has product MLISGLILGLILGFIFQRGRFCVTGAFRDVWISGSTRWLTAFLVAIAIQAVLVNAMIAGGLISPGIPTLALAAVVGGSFLFGLGIVLAGGCATGTYYRSGEGLIGSWIALGFYAFTAAVMKYGFGADFTASQRNETQDATTIHGTLGVSVWVLVLGFVALVGYLLINQARRARTPLATLPPTRTGLAHVLFEKKWTPNFTAVLLGLFAALAYPLSQATGRNAGLGITTPSANIVQFLMTGDGALIDWGVLFVLGLIPGSYIAAKASGEFRLRAPDARTTVRATYGGILMGVGASLAGGCTIGNSLVQTALFSWQGWIALLFTFLGVGAGVKLFISTHRRPGAEAVAISSATV; this is encoded by the coding sequence ATGCTCATCTCCGGCCTCATCCTCGGCCTTATCCTCGGATTCATCTTCCAACGCGGACGCTTCTGCGTGACCGGCGCCTTCCGTGATGTGTGGATCAGCGGATCGACCCGCTGGCTCACAGCCTTCCTCGTTGCGATCGCCATCCAGGCCGTCCTCGTCAACGCGATGATCGCGGGCGGTCTCATCAGCCCCGGCATCCCCACCCTTGCGCTCGCGGCCGTCGTCGGCGGCTCGTTCCTGTTCGGCCTCGGCATCGTCCTCGCGGGCGGATGCGCGACGGGCACGTACTACCGCTCCGGCGAGGGCCTCATCGGCTCGTGGATCGCGCTCGGCTTCTACGCCTTCACGGCCGCGGTCATGAAGTACGGCTTCGGCGCCGATTTCACGGCGAGCCAGCGCAATGAGACGCAGGATGCGACGACGATCCATGGGACGCTCGGCGTCTCGGTCTGGGTCCTCGTCCTTGGCTTTGTCGCCCTCGTCGGCTACCTCCTCATCAACCAGGCACGCCGCGCCAGGACCCCGCTCGCGACACTGCCGCCGACGAGGACCGGACTCGCGCACGTCCTCTTCGAGAAGAAGTGGACACCGAACTTCACGGCGGTTCTCCTCGGACTCTTCGCCGCGCTCGCCTACCCGCTGTCGCAGGCGACGGGCCGGAACGCCGGCCTCGGCATCACCACCCCGTCGGCGAACATCGTCCAGTTCCTCATGACAGGCGACGGGGCACTCATCGACTGGGGCGTCCTCTTCGTCCTCGGCCTCATCCCCGGCTCCTACATCGCCGCGAAGGCCTCAGGGGAGTTCAGGCTCCGTGCGCCGGACGCGCGGACGACGGTGCGCGCCACCTACGGTGGCATCCTCATGGGGGTCGGCGCCTCCCTCGCCGGCGGCTGCACGATCGGCAACTCGCTCGTCCAGACCGCGCTCTTCTCCTGGCAGGGCTGGATCGCGCTCCTCTTCACCTTCCTCGGGGTCGGTGCCGGAGTGAAGCTGTTCATCAGCACTCACCGCCGCCCCGGAGCAGAGGCGGTCGCCATCTCCTCCGCCACCGTCTGA
- a CDS encoding DUF4352 domain-containing protein codes for MASAPTVEKQKSWFARHKILTALLVLVVIGFLATAFGGGDDSAAETRTTAPAVDAGADDGAAEAENAVEEEPAEDEAAEEPADESAPSAGIGSTVNTGNFDVTVHGVEASVAAVGSEYLNAEPSGQFVLVRVTVLNTSNEAEYFFDSDQVLVDEQGRKHSTSSDSIYLDDNTFSFEKINPGVSMDGVLLFDIPADASPVALELDSDEFFGDPIVVSLN; via the coding sequence ATGGCAAGCGCACCCACCGTCGAGAAGCAGAAGAGCTGGTTCGCCCGGCACAAGATCCTCACCGCACTTCTCGTCCTCGTCGTCATCGGATTCCTCGCCACCGCCTTCGGCGGCGGAGACGACTCCGCGGCCGAGACCAGGACAACGGCACCGGCTGTTGATGCTGGCGCGGATGATGGGGCGGCAGAGGCAGAGAACGCCGTCGAGGAGGAGCCGGCGGAAGACGAGGCCGCCGAGGAGCCCGCCGACGAGTCGGCACCCTCCGCGGGCATTGGATCAACAGTCAATACCGGCAACTTCGACGTGACAGTCCACGGAGTCGAGGCATCAGTGGCCGCTGTCGGCAGCGAGTACCTCAATGCCGAGCCGTCGGGGCAGTTCGTCCTCGTTCGCGTCACGGTCCTCAACACCTCGAATGAGGCGGAGTACTTCTTCGACAGCGACCAGGTGCTCGTCGACGAGCAGGGCCGCAAGCATTCAACCTCGAGCGACTCGATCTACCTCGACGACAACACGTTCAGCTTCGAGAAGATCAACCCCGGCGTCTCCATGGACGGCGTGCTCCTGTTCGACATCCCGGCCGATGCGAGCCCGGTGGCCCTCGAGCTCGACTCGGACGAGTTCTTCGGGGACCCGATCGTCGTCTCCCTCAACTAG
- a CDS encoding Cof-type HAD-IIB family hydrolase has product MKAELWSTIESGSHDVRLVVCDMDGTLLDDKGAVPETFWSLVDEMDRRGIVFAPASGRQYATLARMFEAHDSVRTFIADNGTKVIQDGEAVSLTPIERDTAVRVIDDVRRATHRDLGLVVGGAERAYVERKDDRFVNEAARYNIDLEIVDDLKDVDDHFLKMATFDFDGVEGIVDDVFPGDWDGAQVVVSATHWIDVMSNRANKGTAVVDLQKHLDVTPAQTVVFGDFLNDLEMIQQAELSFAMENAHQGILDAARYIAPSNSEHGVVTVLKHMLNL; this is encoded by the coding sequence GTGAAGGCAGAGCTGTGGTCGACGATCGAATCGGGTAGCCACGATGTCAGGCTGGTCGTGTGCGACATGGATGGAACGCTGCTGGACGACAAGGGGGCCGTACCGGAAACGTTCTGGTCCCTCGTCGATGAGATGGACAGGCGCGGCATCGTCTTCGCGCCAGCCAGTGGCCGGCAGTACGCGACGCTCGCGCGGATGTTCGAGGCCCACGATTCGGTCCGCACCTTCATCGCCGACAACGGCACGAAGGTCATCCAGGATGGAGAGGCTGTCTCCCTCACGCCGATCGAGCGGGACACCGCCGTGCGCGTCATCGACGATGTGCGCCGGGCGACCCACCGGGATCTCGGCCTCGTCGTCGGCGGTGCCGAGCGAGCCTACGTCGAGCGGAAGGACGATCGCTTCGTCAACGAGGCGGCCCGCTACAACATCGACCTCGAGATCGTCGATGACCTCAAGGACGTCGACGATCATTTCCTCAAGATGGCGACGTTCGACTTCGACGGCGTCGAGGGCATCGTCGATGACGTGTTCCCGGGTGATTGGGACGGTGCCCAGGTCGTCGTCTCCGCGACCCACTGGATCGATGTCATGTCGAACCGCGCCAACAAGGGTACCGCTGTCGTCGATCTGCAGAAGCATCTCGACGTCACCCCCGCCCAGACGGTCGTCTTCGGCGACTTCCTCAACGATCTCGAGATGATCCAGCAGGCCGAGCTGTCCTTCGCCATGGAGAATGCCCACCAGGGCATCCTCGACGCCGCCCGCTACATTGCGCCGAGCAACAGTGAGCACGGTGTCGTCACCGTGCTCAAGCACATGCTCAACCTCTGA
- a CDS encoding winged helix-turn-helix domain-containing protein, whose protein sequence is MRRLSQTQARNLAVRAQRLDRQTPAVTRADIAAMVRKMGVLQIDTVNVLVRAHYLPLYSRHGPYETSLLDEAGSKPPRLVFEQWGHEACFVPPGTHRLLAGFRRRWSGDGIEDHPGADRLAQRITAHLRTRTATAQQVGAWLATQDLTPEEADLVGLATGFDWSRSAVKVMLENLFDHDILASAGRTHHFHRIYGARERMLPASAAGEPPDRETAIRELTEISLTKVGIGTPAGIADFFRLPIGKVRPVLADLVAEGRAVPVEVEGMKDAVMDAGARIPRAVHGTTLLSPFDPLIFERRRAHALFDLDYRIGIYTPAPKRTRGYYSLPLLHNGTIPARVDLSLDRKGSRLLVQGAWYEPNGKGLETDRALAGEIQRLAGWLGATTIEATDGPGDAMAGLRALM, encoded by the coding sequence ATGCGCCGACTCAGCCAGACACAGGCCCGCAATCTTGCCGTGCGCGCTCAGCGCCTCGACCGCCAGACCCCGGCGGTCACCCGCGCCGACATCGCCGCCATGGTGCGGAAGATGGGGGTGCTGCAGATCGACACGGTCAACGTCCTCGTCCGTGCCCACTATCTCCCCCTCTATTCACGGCACGGACCCTACGAGACGAGCCTCCTCGACGAGGCCGGCTCGAAGCCTCCCCGCCTCGTCTTCGAGCAGTGGGGCCATGAGGCCTGCTTCGTTCCGCCCGGCACCCACCGGCTGCTTGCCGGCTTCCGGCGGCGCTGGTCGGGCGATGGCATCGAGGATCATCCCGGCGCCGACCGGCTCGCGCAGCGGATCACCGCCCACCTGAGGACGAGGACCGCGACCGCCCAGCAGGTCGGCGCCTGGCTCGCGACGCAGGACCTCACCCCCGAGGAGGCGGACCTCGTCGGCCTCGCCACCGGGTTCGACTGGTCGCGGAGCGCCGTCAAGGTCATGCTCGAGAACCTCTTCGATCACGACATCCTCGCAAGCGCTGGCCGAACCCACCACTTCCACCGGATCTACGGCGCCCGCGAGCGGATGCTTCCGGCGAGCGCGGCGGGCGAACCGCCGGATCGGGAGACTGCGATCCGCGAGCTCACCGAGATCTCCCTGACGAAGGTCGGGATCGGCACTCCTGCGGGAATCGCCGACTTCTTTCGCCTGCCGATCGGGAAGGTGCGTCCCGTCCTGGCCGACCTGGTCGCCGAGGGACGGGCAGTCCCGGTCGAGGTGGAGGGGATGAAGGACGCGGTCATGGATGCGGGGGCGAGGATCCCCCGTGCGGTGCACGGCACGACCCTCCTCTCGCCCTTCGACCCCCTCATCTTCGAGCGCAGGCGCGCCCACGCACTCTTCGACCTCGACTACCGGATCGGGATCTACACGCCCGCCCCGAAGCGGACCCGCGGCTACTACTCGCTGCCGCTCCTCCACAACGGGACGATCCCCGCGCGAGTGGACCTATCACTCGATCGGAAGGGCTCGAGACTCCTCGTGCAGGGAGCCTGGTATGAGCCGAACGGCAAGGGTCTTGAAACGGACCGGGCGCTGGCGGGCGAGATTCAGCGGCTCGCGGGCTGGCTCGGCGCCACCACTATCGAGGCCACGGACGGGCCGGGGGACGCGATGGCGGGACTGAGGGCGCTCATGTAG
- a CDS encoding sulfurtransferase TusA family protein has protein sequence MGFLKLPKPIPPAPAPIETGPGVKYLLDTLGQVCPFPLVEAKRAITPLKSGDELQIDFDCTQATDSIPAWAADNGHEVTDFRQLDEASWTITVKKA, from the coding sequence ATGGGATTCCTCAAACTGCCGAAGCCGATTCCGCCCGCGCCCGCCCCGATCGAGACAGGGCCGGGGGTGAAGTACCTCCTCGACACGCTCGGCCAGGTGTGCCCCTTCCCCCTCGTCGAGGCGAAGAGGGCCATCACACCCCTCAAGAGCGGCGACGAGCTGCAGATCGACTTCGACTGCACCCAGGCGACCGACTCCATCCCCGCGTGGGCGGCCGATAACGGGCACGAGGTGACCGACTTCCGCCAGCTCGACGAGGCCTCCTGGACCATCACGGTCAAGAAGGCGTAG
- a CDS encoding response regulator — MMEEPPIRVLVVDDHPIVINGLTQVIEGGGKGRIIVSGTAANGLEAIDAVKRDRPDVVLMDIDMPKLDGIEATRRIMQMSDPPEVIVITALDHDDQSLRAGAAGASGFLLKSEDPQRLAAAIEDVFRGNGALSPRIAKQMLISLGRASANSAVREARQLCAQLTEREQDVAGLVAEGLGNREIGERLFLSESTVKTHLSGIQQKFGVDNRVLVAVTFTLARLA; from the coding sequence ATGATGGAAGAGCCGCCGATCAGGGTCCTCGTGGTCGATGATCACCCCATCGTCATCAACGGACTGACTCAGGTCATCGAAGGCGGCGGCAAGGGTCGAATCATCGTCAGCGGCACAGCCGCCAATGGTCTTGAGGCCATCGACGCCGTCAAGCGGGATCGACCCGACGTCGTCCTCATGGACATCGACATGCCGAAGCTCGATGGCATCGAGGCGACGAGGCGGATCATGCAGATGTCGGACCCGCCCGAGGTCATTGTCATCACCGCACTCGATCACGACGATCAGTCACTGCGTGCCGGCGCCGCCGGGGCGAGCGGCTTCCTCCTCAAGTCGGAGGACCCCCAGCGCCTGGCCGCCGCCATCGAGGACGTCTTCCGTGGCAACGGTGCGCTCTCGCCGCGGATTGCCAAACAGATGCTGATCAGCCTCGGGCGGGCCTCCGCCAACTCTGCCGTTCGCGAGGCTCGCCAGTTGTGCGCCCAGCTGACCGAGCGTGAGCAGGATGTGGCTGGCCTCGTTGCCGAGGGTCTCGGCAACCGGGAAATCGGCGAGCGTCTTTTCCTGTCCGAATCGACGGTCAAGACGCACCTATCCGGCATTCAGCAGAAGTTCGGGGTCGACAACCGCGTGCTCGTCGCCGTCACCTTCACCCTCGCGCGGCTCGCCTGA
- a CDS encoding sensor histidine kinase → MDRGTWTSRSRSALRQWAITVSAAFVVLLSVGTALGAMTEADVPGWAEGLIYGYGLLSLAAGVWCVRLIHTRDRDIRRSTLLLGVLQTALPVGPVMGFALPRFIRTQPEREAATASALYGASLILVLWRDMLGQTTGTSMVRTFAGGESDQAVTVGPLSLITIYLLTLLIPIGIGLYQRSKERLAGAEEELAATGQTAADMSTRLSRKEEREMIAREIHDRIGHRLSLVALYAGGLEMTGEDAEVNGRLRQVRRSAQEAIDDLQDLIRIMRDPTSGEFVPESHSLADLAEVIESVLGAGHQVSSTVMIDDPASAPELLTSAAFRIVQELLTNSIKHAPNSPVRVRVVGGPGEGLSITVVNGIEHDAGASARAGGLVGVQERAEALGGWTEVARDAGEFRVRAWMPWGSDTAR, encoded by the coding sequence ATGGATAGAGGAACGTGGACGAGCCGCAGCCGCTCGGCTCTTCGGCAGTGGGCGATCACTGTGAGCGCCGCCTTCGTCGTCCTCCTCAGCGTAGGAACAGCGCTCGGGGCCATGACCGAAGCCGACGTGCCCGGGTGGGCGGAGGGCCTCATCTATGGGTATGGGCTCCTCTCCCTCGCCGCCGGCGTCTGGTGCGTCCGCCTCATCCACACCCGTGACCGCGACATCCGTCGATCCACCCTCCTGCTCGGGGTGCTGCAGACTGCCCTACCGGTCGGCCCGGTCATGGGATTCGCGCTGCCCCGCTTCATCCGGACCCAGCCGGAGAGGGAGGCCGCCACTGCCTCAGCCCTCTACGGAGCCAGCCTCATCCTCGTCCTGTGGCGGGACATGCTCGGGCAGACGACGGGCACCTCGATGGTGCGGACCTTCGCGGGCGGGGAGTCCGACCAGGCTGTGACCGTCGGGCCGCTCAGCCTCATCACGATCTACCTCCTCACCCTCCTCATCCCCATCGGCATCGGCCTCTACCAACGCTCGAAGGAGCGTCTCGCGGGCGCCGAGGAGGAGCTGGCGGCAACCGGGCAGACGGCCGCCGACATGTCGACCCGGCTCAGCCGCAAGGAGGAGCGGGAGATGATCGCCCGCGAAATCCACGACAGGATCGGACATCGGCTCTCACTTGTCGCGCTCTATGCGGGTGGGCTGGAGATGACGGGGGAGGATGCGGAGGTCAACGGCCGCCTGCGCCAGGTCCGCCGCTCCGCGCAGGAGGCGATCGACGACCTCCAGGACCTCATCCGGATCATGCGGGACCCGACCAGCGGCGAGTTCGTCCCCGAGTCGCATTCCCTTGCCGACCTCGCGGAGGTCATCGAGAGCGTGCTCGGCGCAGGACACCAGGTGAGCTCGACGGTCATGATCGACGATCCGGCCTCCGCGCCGGAGCTGCTGACCAGCGCCGCCTTCCGCATCGTCCAAGAGCTGCTGACGAACTCCATCAAGCACGCCCCGAACTCCCCGGTCAGGGTCAGGGTCGTCGGCGGCCCAGGGGAGGGGCTGTCGATCACCGTTGTCAACGGCATCGAACATGATGCTGGGGCGAGCGCACGGGCGGGCGGGCTCGTCGGCGTCCAGGAGCGCGCCGAGGCGCTGGGCGGCTGGACGGAGGTCGCCCGCGACGCGGGCGAATTCAGGGTCCGGGCCTGGATGCCATGGGGGTCGGACACCGCCCGCTGA